In Geminocystis sp. M7585_C2015_104, the following are encoded in one genomic region:
- a CDS encoding DUF389 domain-containing protein → MRKKKARKIFKFINSIIPSPSPEEVERLAFDLFEDSRWSRDFVICTVGACLIATFGLLSNSTAVIIGAMVVAPLMLPLRGLAFAACEGDVRLFRTALVSLIGATVLSLFISSFVAFAASLPSPGSEIIARTQPNLLDLGIALSAGAVGGFAKIRKRITDTMAGVAIAVALMPPLCVVGISLSARNYSFAWGAFLLYLTNLLGIVLACMVVFVCSGYTRANPALGWTTFLTLLLVIPLGASFFRLLQQQQIEVAIRRKLLYETVTIGQEVQNVKIRVVWTRTPPLVLVNMETDNKITPAQVRLVEDFLRQSLGRDFSLELYVSRQERVTGEE, encoded by the coding sequence ATGAGAAAGAAAAAGGCTAGAAAGATTTTTAAATTTATAAACAGTATCATCCCCTCTCCCTCACCAGAGGAAGTGGAGCGGCTTGCCTTTGACTTATTTGAGGATTCTCGTTGGAGTAGGGATTTTGTCATTTGCACCGTCGGCGCCTGTCTGATTGCCACTTTCGGTCTCCTCAGTAATAGTACGGCAGTGATTATAGGGGCAATGGTGGTGGCGCCCTTAATGTTGCCTCTAAGGGGATTGGCCTTTGCCGCTTGTGAGGGGGATGTAAGACTGTTTCGCACTGCCCTTGTGTCTCTGATTGGGGCAACTGTGTTATCTTTGTTTATTTCCAGCTTTGTGGCTTTTGCGGCCTCCCTTCCCTCTCCTGGCTCAGAAATAATTGCCCGCACCCAGCCAAACCTTCTGGATTTGGGAATTGCCCTGAGTGCGGGGGCGGTAGGAGGCTTTGCCAAAATCAGGAAGAGAATAACAGATACTATGGCTGGTGTGGCTATTGCCGTGGCGTTGATGCCGCCGCTGTGTGTGGTAGGGATTTCCCTGTCTGCCCGAAATTATTCTTTTGCCTGGGGTGCCTTTCTATTGTATCTTACCAATCTACTGGGCATTGTCCTAGCCTGCATGGTGGTTTTTGTGTGTTCTGGTTATACCAGGGCGAACCCTGCGTTAGGTTGGACTACGTTTCTAACCCTTCTTTTGGTTATCCCCTTGGGGGCCAGCTTTTTCCGATTATTGCAACAGCAACAAATTGAGGTGGCCATCAGGAGAAAACTGCTATATGAGACTGTAACCATAGGACAAGAGGTACAGAATGTGAAAATCAGGGTAGTTTGGACGAGGACACCCCCGTTGGTATTGGTAAACATGGAGACTGACAATAAGATTACACCTGCCCAGGTGAGACTGGTGGAGGACTTCTTACGTCAAAGCCTTGGCAGGGATTTCAGTCTGGAATTATACGTTTCTCGCCAGGAGAGGGTGACTGGGGAGGAGTGA
- a CDS encoding DUF839 domain-containing protein — MRFTRRNFLLFLGVGLAGGKLADLALNNTGKYSLAKVEKSSFSQFKPVKYPIPLEVDNLPPEKQKRQFRSYRVKDDLVLPEGFKYEVIATWGDRVGDSRFGYNNDYVAFIPTEENEGYLVVNFEYISPTPWLQSYEEVIKKPLDMEVLASLKQGEIDVFAMADDDPAKEKFQRFFEELLIDQGIGVISVRRENGRWKRTYSKQDRRVTGLSGWKDGRYLKATGPAVAVFKKREGLGYIDGLGEKIIGTFANCAGGTSPWGTVFSAEENFQSQVPEEVMADGTSFPPSKGPVKGINGQGNPFGLAGNKYGWMVEIDPSNPNDYGTKHTWLGRYRHEAVAIWAEENQPLAVYSGCDRTGGHLYKFVSEGKVVNPKDKANSRLLERGMLYVAKMSPDGSGEWIPLKADTPINPTPIENLVGRLLPIPNPDRQEGGIINVTRQEELDKFQRQYRRLGDLYVGETEEEIQGAILIDAHFAANVVGGTCTARPEDLELSPIDKSLIIAFTAGSASEDGSPDKTIFSDERGQVYEYGCLMKIKEKDNQPGALTFTWEIIGAGGFPAMGGMGFANPDNIAFDPQGNLWMVTDMPTGLLNKPDSAYITGAMGNNSIWYIPLAGKNAGLAYPFGIGPMETEICGLCFWQETLFLAIQHPGEKNGIRQDMAAEIREFAIPTTDGQKFTQLRFIPKGSNWPENKPNSPPKPSLVAVYPPTP, encoded by the coding sequence ATGAGATTCACTAGACGGAATTTCTTGCTGTTTTTGGGAGTAGGCTTAGCGGGGGGCAAATTGGCGGATTTGGCCCTAAATAATACTGGGAAATATTCCCTTGCTAAGGTGGAAAAATCTAGTTTTTCTCAATTTAAACCTGTGAAATATCCCATACCTCTTGAAGTAGATAATTTACCACCTGAAAAGCAAAAAAGACAGTTTAGAAGCTATAGGGTAAAAGACGATTTAGTTTTGCCAGAGGGGTTTAAATATGAGGTGATTGCCACCTGGGGAGATAGGGTGGGGGATTCTAGATTTGGTTATAACAATGACTATGTGGCTTTTATCCCCACAGAAGAAAATGAGGGTTATTTGGTGGTAAATTTTGAGTACATAAGTCCCACTCCCTGGTTACAAAGCTATGAGGAGGTAATAAAAAAACCCTTGGATATGGAGGTTTTAGCATCCCTAAAACAGGGAGAAATAGATGTTTTTGCTATGGCAGATGATGACCCGGCCAAGGAAAAATTTCAACGGTTTTTTGAAGAATTACTGATAGACCAGGGTATAGGAGTTATCTCAGTAAGACGAGAGAATGGGAGATGGAAAAGGACCTACAGCAAGCAGGATAGACGTGTGACGGGGTTATCAGGTTGGAAAGATGGACGCTACCTGAAGGCTACAGGCCCGGCAGTGGCGGTGTTTAAGAAAAGAGAGGGATTGGGCTACATCGACGGCCTGGGGGAGAAAATTATCGGCACTTTTGCCAACTGTGCGGGGGGCACTTCTCCCTGGGGCACGGTTTTTAGTGCTGAAGAAAACTTCCAATCCCAGGTGCCAGAAGAGGTAATGGCGGATGGGACTTCTTTTCCTCCCTCTAAAGGGCCAGTAAAGGGAATTAATGGACAAGGTAACCCCTTTGGTTTGGCTGGCAATAAATATGGGTGGATGGTAGAAATAGACCCCAGTAATCCTAACGATTACGGAACAAAACACACATGGCTAGGCCGTTATCGACACGAGGCAGTGGCCATTTGGGCAGAGGAGAATCAACCCCTGGCAGTCTATTCAGGGTGCGATCGCACGGGGGGACATTTGTATAAGTTTGTGTCGGAGGGGAAGGTAGTAAATCCTAAAGACAAGGCCAACTCTAGACTGTTAGAAAGAGGGATGTTGTATGTAGCCAAGATGAGTCCAGACGGCAGCGGTGAGTGGATTCCCCTGAAAGCCGACACGCCCATAAATCCGACTCCCATTGAGAATCTAGTAGGGAGATTATTGCCTATACCCAATCCGGACAGACAAGAGGGGGGGATTATCAACGTCACCCGTCAGGAAGAGTTGGATAAATTTCAAAGACAGTATCGACGACTGGGGGATTTGTACGTGGGTGAGACAGAGGAGGAAATACAGGGGGCGATTTTAATAGATGCCCATTTTGCCGCCAATGTGGTGGGGGGCACCTGCACTGCCCGTCCAGAGGATTTAGAATTAAGTCCCATTGACAAGTCTCTGATTATTGCCTTTACTGCCGGTAGTGCCTCTGAAGACGGTAGTCCAGATAAGACTATTTTCAGCGATGAGAGGGGGCAGGTGTATGAATATGGTTGTTTGATGAAGATTAAAGAAAAAGACAATCAACCAGGGGCCTTGACTTTCACCTGGGAGATTATTGGTGCGGGTGGTTTTCCAGCTATGGGTGGTATGGGTTTTGCTAATCCTGACAATATAGCATTTGACCCACAGGGCAATCTATGGATGGTAACAGATATGCCCACAGGCTTGTTGAATAAACCAGATAGTGCCTATATAACAGGGGCAATGGGTAACAACAGTATTTGGTATATACCGTTGGCAGGAAAAAATGCGGGACTGGCCTATCCCTTTGGAATTGGCCCGATGGAGACGGAAATATGTGGCTTATGTTTCTGGCAGGAAACCCTTTTCCTGGCCATTCAACATCCTGGGGAAAAAAATGGGATTCGTCAGGATATGGCAGCAGAAATCAGGGAGTTTGCTATACCCACCACTGATGGCCAAAAATTCACCCAACTGCGGTTTATACCTAAGGGGTCTAACTGGCCGGAAAACAAACCCAATTCCCCACCAAAACCTTCTTTAGTGGCAGTTTACCCTCCCACACCCTAG
- a CDS encoding alpha/beta fold hydrolase, translated as MKTVSPIHHVKSIPGQYWQWRGQNVYYVRGGEENRSKPHPPLLLVHGFGASTDHWRKNIHQLKEDFEVWAIDLLGFGRSAKPAWDYNGQLWQEQLSDFITQLIQRPTVVAGNSLGGYACLCVGANHPDKVAGVILLNSAGPFTDTTPQKPGLRQKITSWIFANPLVTYLLFQRLRNKNNIRKTLEKIYFDTSAITDQLVEDIYRPSCDKGAFHVFASVFKNPQGEKVDQLLKKLKSPLLVIWGDEDPWMKVQQRASLFRKYYPQLTEYHLQAGHCPHDEAPEKVNSLIKTWITQTLTPVTPPPI; from the coding sequence ATGAAGACAGTAAGTCCCATCCACCATGTGAAGTCAATCCCAGGACAGTATTGGCAGTGGCGAGGACAAAATGTGTACTATGTGAGGGGGGGAGAAGAAAATAGAAGCAAACCACACCCCCCCCTACTGCTAGTACATGGTTTTGGCGCCTCCACTGACCACTGGCGGAAAAATATCCACCAACTGAAAGAGGACTTTGAAGTCTGGGCCATTGATCTGTTGGGATTCGGACGCTCTGCTAAACCTGCCTGGGATTACAATGGTCAACTGTGGCAGGAACAACTCAGTGATTTTATTACCCAGCTAATCCAACGACCCACAGTCGTGGCGGGAAACTCCCTGGGAGGATATGCCTGCTTGTGTGTTGGTGCCAACCACCCCGACAAGGTAGCCGGTGTAATACTTCTGAATAGTGCTGGTCCTTTCACCGACACCACCCCCCAAAAACCCGGCCTCCGACAAAAAATCACCAGCTGGATTTTCGCTAACCCCTTGGTAACTTATTTGTTATTCCAAAGACTACGAAATAAGAACAACATCCGCAAAACACTAGAAAAAATCTATTTTGACACCAGCGCCATCACCGACCAGCTTGTAGAGGACATTTACCGCCCCTCCTGTGACAAGGGGGCATTTCACGTATTCGCTTCCGTTTTCAAAAACCCCCAAGGGGAAAAGGTGGATCAGTTGCTAAAAAAACTCAAAAGCCCTCTACTAGTTATATGGGGAGATGAAGACCCCTGGATGAAAGTCCAACAAAGGGCCTCTCTTTTCCGTAAATACTACCCTCAACTCACAGAATATCACCTTCAGGCCGGCCACTGTCCCCATGATGAGGCTCCCGAAAAGGTAAACTCCCTTATCAAAACCTGGATAACCCAAACCCTAACCCCTGTCACCCCACCCCCCATTTAA
- the topA gene encoding type I DNA topoisomerase, which yields MPTLVIVESPTKAKTIRNFLPKDYMVEASMGHVRDLPSSSAEIPEEYKKYPWSRLGVNVENNFEPLYVIPQGKKKIVQQLEKALAKADELILATDEDREGESISWHLLQLLKPKVPTKRMVFHEITQEAIQKALANCRAVDENLVHAQETRRILDRLVGYTLSPLLWKKIAKGLSAGRVQSVAVRLLVQRERERRAFVAAQYWDLKAILSYEGVEFEAKLVALGGQKLATGSDFDPKTGQLLAGKQVIVLNEQQAQELLQKLQGKIWQVTGVEEKQIKRSPYPPFTTSTLQQEANRKLGFSAQETMRIAQSLYENGYITYMRTDSVHLSEEAIAAARSCIQQMYGQEYLSPTPRQYKTKSKGAQEAHEAIRPAGSRFRLPQETGLKDRELALYELIWKRTIASQMADALLSHTTVQIGVEDANFRASGKTILFPGFFRAYVEGSDDPTAALENQEIILPPLRVGVGVSCNSLEAVKHETQPPPRYTEATLVKTLEQEGIGRPSTYATIISTIVERGYAQIRQKQLIPTFAAFAVTSLLEENFEELVDVKFTSNMEQALDDIAAGQRDWLAYLKEFYLGENGLAKKVQLRESQIDSQKAKIIQLDNLNATVKIGQYGVYIEAKQGDEIIKSTLPEDITPADLDAEQVERLLKLKKQGNEPLGNDPDTGLPVYLLIGSYGPYVQLGEGKNAKTASLPKGIKPEEVTLEMALSYLRLPRTLGNHPETGRLIQAGIGRFGPYIVHDLGAEKDYRSLKEGDDVLTISLERALEILAQPKASRNNTAGNKNISAPLKELGLHPQSQQPINIYQGPYGVYVKHGKENVKLPKGETVETMTLEKALALLEKGATNKNSSRKSTKKGKFSGQNRKNQYR from the coding sequence ATGCCAACTCTAGTGATTGTGGAATCGCCCACCAAAGCCAAAACTATTCGCAATTTTCTGCCGAAAGACTATATGGTAGAGGCTTCTATGGGGCACGTGCGGGATTTACCCTCCTCCTCGGCGGAGATACCGGAGGAATATAAAAAATACCCTTGGAGTCGTTTGGGGGTGAATGTAGAAAACAATTTTGAGCCCCTTTATGTAATCCCCCAAGGCAAAAAGAAAATAGTCCAACAGTTAGAAAAGGCTTTGGCAAAGGCGGATGAGTTAATTCTGGCAACAGACGAGGATAGAGAAGGGGAAAGTATTAGTTGGCACCTGTTGCAGTTATTAAAACCAAAAGTGCCCACTAAGAGAATGGTATTTCATGAAATCACTCAAGAGGCTATCCAGAAAGCTTTAGCCAACTGTCGGGCAGTGGATGAAAATTTGGTACACGCCCAGGAAACAAGACGTATTTTAGATCGTTTGGTGGGTTATACTCTCTCCCCCCTGTTGTGGAAAAAGATTGCCAAGGGATTGTCTGCCGGCAGGGTACAATCAGTTGCTGTAAGACTGTTGGTGCAAAGGGAAAGGGAAAGAAGAGCTTTTGTTGCAGCCCAGTATTGGGATTTAAAAGCTATCCTGTCTTATGAGGGGGTGGAATTTGAAGCTAAACTGGTGGCCCTAGGGGGCCAAAAACTGGCCACTGGTAGTGATTTTGACCCCAAAACCGGCCAGTTGCTGGCAGGAAAACAGGTAATTGTCCTTAATGAACAACAGGCACAAGAACTCTTACAGAAACTACAAGGAAAAATATGGCAGGTTACGGGGGTAGAAGAAAAACAGATAAAACGCTCCCCCTATCCACCCTTCACTACGTCTACCTTACAACAAGAAGCCAACCGAAAACTGGGGTTTAGCGCCCAGGAAACCATGCGTATTGCCCAGAGTCTGTATGAAAACGGATATATTACATACATGCGTACAGACTCAGTACACCTGTCAGAGGAGGCAATAGCCGCCGCGCGAAGTTGCATACAGCAAATGTATGGTCAAGAGTATCTCAGTCCCACCCCCAGACAATACAAAACGAAATCAAAGGGAGCACAAGAAGCTCATGAGGCAATTCGACCAGCCGGCAGTCGGTTCAGATTGCCACAGGAGACGGGTTTAAAAGACAGGGAATTGGCTCTCTATGAGTTAATCTGGAAGAGGACTATTGCCAGTCAGATGGCGGATGCCCTTCTAAGCCATACTACTGTCCAGATAGGGGTAGAGGATGCCAATTTCCGCGCCAGTGGGAAGACAATTCTCTTTCCCGGCTTTTTCCGTGCCTATGTGGAGGGCTCAGATGACCCTACCGCCGCCTTAGAAAACCAAGAGATAATTCTACCCCCTCTTCGGGTGGGTGTTGGGGTGTCCTGTAATAGTTTAGAAGCGGTAAAACACGAAACCCAACCCCCCCCACGTTATACCGAGGCTACCCTAGTAAAAACTTTAGAACAAGAGGGCATAGGCAGACCTAGCACTTATGCCACTATAATCAGCACTATTGTGGAGAGAGGTTATGCTCAGATTCGTCAGAAGCAACTAATTCCCACTTTTGCTGCCTTTGCCGTCACCAGTCTTCTGGAGGAAAACTTTGAGGAGTTAGTGGACGTCAAATTCACCTCTAATATGGAACAGGCACTAGACGACATTGCGGCGGGGCAAAGGGACTGGTTAGCCTATTTAAAAGAATTCTATCTGGGAGAAAATGGTCTAGCCAAGAAAGTTCAATTGAGGGAGAGTCAAATAGACAGTCAGAAAGCCAAAATAATCCAACTGGACAACCTTAATGCCACCGTCAAGATAGGACAATACGGTGTGTACATAGAAGCCAAACAGGGGGATGAGATTATTAAATCCACTCTACCAGAAGACATCACCCCGGCAGACTTAGATGCCGAGCAGGTGGAAAGGCTGTTAAAACTGAAAAAACAGGGAAATGAGCCTTTGGGCAATGACCCGGACACAGGACTGCCTGTATATTTACTCATAGGTAGCTATGGCCCCTATGTCCAATTGGGAGAGGGGAAAAATGCCAAAACTGCTTCCCTGCCAAAGGGCATTAAACCAGAGGAAGTCACCTTGGAGATGGCCCTAAGCTACCTGAGATTGCCTCGGACTTTGGGGAATCATCCTGAAACCGGTAGGCTCATTCAGGCGGGTATAGGACGATTTGGGCCCTATATAGTCCACGATTTGGGGGCGGAAAAGGATTATAGATCTCTAAAAGAGGGAGATGATGTTTTAACCATCAGCCTGGAGAGAGCATTAGAAATTCTCGCTCAACCTAAAGCCAGTCGGAATAATACTGCTGGAAACAAAAATATTTCGGCTCCCTTGAAGGAGTTGGGACTACACCCCCAGTCCCAACAGCCCATTAATATTTACCAGGGTCCTTATGGAGTATATGTGAAGCACGGAAAGGAGAATGTCAAATTGCCAAAAGGGGAAACAGTAGAAACCATGACCTTGGAAAAGGCTCTAGCTTTGCTGGAAAAGGGCGCTACTAATAAAAACAGCAGCAGAAAGAGTACAAAAAAAGGGAAATTCTCAGGGCAGAACCGGAAAAACCAGTACAGGTAA
- a CDS encoding pentapeptide repeat-containing protein codes for MKTNLLQFLGAPVFTTVMATAAWGENLAHISQLLQTRRCPGCDLRGAGLVMTDLRDADLRGAALRGANLSRANLAGADLSGADLSNASLHGANLNGANLSNATLDNTDLRGAYLVGAYLEKVDLSKANVQGVVGLPSSVASAQQFYLWGVLEDRRGNFVGAANFYSQAISLEPTLAHAYLARAVVKSRYGQIQGALKDAEKAQSLFQSQQNQEGYLLATRFLQLVKAREEADAKDGNEGSPVFVQIVNAIAPLVLRLVLP; via the coding sequence ATGAAGACAAACTTACTACAATTTTTGGGGGCTCCCGTCTTCACCACCGTGATGGCCACCGCGGCCTGGGGAGAAAATCTGGCTCACATCTCCCAACTGTTGCAGACTAGACGGTGTCCCGGGTGTGACCTGAGGGGTGCCGGTTTAGTGATGACGGACTTAAGGGATGCGGATTTGAGGGGCGCGGCGCTTAGGGGTGCCAACCTTTCTCGGGCTAACCTGGCCGGTGCTGACCTGAGTGGTGCTGACCTTAGCAATGCCTCCCTTCATGGGGCCAATCTGAATGGGGCTAATTTATCTAATGCTACATTAGATAACACAGATTTGCGGGGCGCATACCTGGTGGGGGCATACCTGGAGAAAGTGGACCTGAGCAAAGCTAATGTCCAGGGGGTGGTGGGACTCCCCAGTAGTGTGGCCTCAGCCCAGCAGTTTTATCTTTGGGGGGTGTTAGAAGACAGGAGGGGCAACTTTGTGGGGGCGGCCAACTTCTACTCTCAGGCAATCAGCCTAGAGCCAACCCTAGCCCATGCCTATCTAGCCAGGGCGGTGGTGAAGTCTCGTTATGGGCAAATCCAAGGGGCCTTGAAAGATGCGGAAAAAGCCCAGAGCTTGTTCCAATCCCAGCAAAATCAGGAGGGGTATCTCCTTGCCACCCGTTTTCTGCAACTGGTAAAGGCCCGGGAGGAGGCAGACGCCAAAGATGGCAATGAGGGTAGTCCGGTCTTCGTGCAAATAGTCAATGCCATTGCCCCCCTAGTTTTAAGACTGGTACTGCCATAG
- a CDS encoding SpoIIE family protein phosphatase, whose translation MNPVQTPDHNFLLPSDGHNQHESGGGGHFGEEKYAPVTALKELVACLQREQNKIQDLLSSLSFALRSFNNLNQFLELTPLMLARVTDADGSILLLYHKHSHNQEVRLEQVYCHNSTWQKEIRRHFQRAVEHINNYIHQSHTSPHQYPPPESFPSFVEEQIQRQLSGLFPVYSVPIIIKNVERGSFYVFSQDGEYCWTQTRRKLAQLVADQTAVAIANHELTEELRSKERQDRELEIASEIQRRLLPRKCPKIKGLEVAARCQTANRVGGDYYDFIPANYDQWDETTSSSKKAPCEPWSIVIGDVMGKGVPAGLIMTMTRGMLRAEVLNRHSPSRVLEHLNRVMYADLENSHRFVTLFYSEYDPRTHILRYANAAHNPPLLWREGKDEIILLDTEGMLIGLEPNSHYQEDCLQLQANDTILYYTDGITDAVNSKNQRFDEDKLIETFRYACGHFTTAEEILQYLFDTVEQFIGVGNKNNDDITLVVVRFNPDISPNCYCS comes from the coding sequence ATGAATCCTGTGCAGACTCCTGACCACAATTTCCTCCTGCCATCGGATGGTCATAATCAGCACGAGTCTGGTGGTGGTGGCCACTTTGGAGAGGAAAAATATGCCCCCGTTACGGCATTGAAGGAATTGGTGGCCTGTCTCCAAAGGGAACAAAACAAAATACAGGACTTGCTAAGTTCCCTTAGCTTCGCCTTACGTAGTTTCAACAACCTAAACCAATTCCTGGAATTGACCCCCCTCATGCTGGCTAGGGTGACAGATGCCGATGGCTCTATACTATTGTTGTATCACAAACATTCACACAACCAAGAAGTTCGTCTGGAGCAGGTCTACTGTCACAATAGCACATGGCAGAAGGAAATTAGGCGCCATTTTCAGCGGGCCGTTGAGCACATTAACAACTACATCCACCAAAGTCACACTAGTCCCCACCAATACCCGCCACCAGAGTCTTTCCCCAGTTTTGTAGAAGAACAAATACAACGTCAACTGTCCGGCCTGTTCCCAGTTTACAGTGTCCCTATTATCATCAAGAATGTTGAAAGGGGGAGTTTTTACGTCTTCAGTCAAGACGGGGAATACTGTTGGACACAAACCCGTCGCAAATTGGCTCAACTGGTGGCAGATCAAACCGCAGTGGCCATTGCCAATCATGAACTTACAGAAGAATTACGCTCCAAGGAAAGACAAGACAGAGAATTGGAAATAGCCTCAGAAATCCAACGCCGTCTTTTGCCCAGAAAGTGTCCCAAAATCAAGGGCCTGGAAGTGGCTGCCCGCTGTCAAACTGCCAACAGAGTGGGGGGAGACTATTACGATTTTATCCCCGCCAATTACGACCAGTGGGACGAAACCACCAGTAGCAGTAAGAAGGCCCCCTGTGAACCCTGGAGCATCGTAATTGGTGATGTAATGGGGAAGGGGGTGCCAGCAGGACTCATTATGACCATGACTAGGGGCATGTTGAGGGCAGAAGTTTTAAACCGTCATTCCCCCTCCCGGGTTTTAGAACATTTAAATCGCGTCATGTATGCCGACTTAGAAAATTCCCATCGCTTCGTAACTCTCTTCTACTCCGAATACGATCCACGTACCCACATCTTACGTTACGCCAACGCCGCCCATAACCCCCCCCTCCTGTGGCGAGAGGGAAAAGACGAGATTATCCTCCTAGATACCGAGGGCATGTTGATCGGTCTGGAGCCCAATTCCCACTACCAAGAGGACTGCCTACAACTACAAGCCAATGACACCATCCTCTACTACACCGATGGGATTACAGATGCCGTCAACTCCAAAAATCAACGCTTCGACGAGGACAAACTGATAGAAACCTTCCGTTACGCCTGTGGGCATTTTACCACTGCCGAGGAAATCCTCCAATACCTGTTTGACACCGTTGAACAGTTTATTGGCGTGGGCAACAAAAACAATGATGATATAACCCTCGTGGTAGTACGTTTCAACCCCGATATTTCCCCCAACTGCTACTGCTCCTAA
- a CDS encoding formylglycine-generating enzyme family protein — translation MKSREFEVVTVRIENATTIVLQREKRVADCIEVPLSNGVSLPLVRIVGGSFLMGTPSGEIGRSPDEGPQHIVQIRTFLLGQYPVTQSQYMAVMGTNPSFFRGDNRPVENVSWYEAMEFCSRLSQMTGRNFRLPTEAEWEYACRAGTTESFCFGGTITSELANYKASYGYGVGGTGKWRQETTEVGSFPANHFGLYDMHGNVWEWCLDHWHENYEGAPTDGSAWLEDEEEEGELPRVIRGGSWDDTAYYCRSGVRLLALPEFKGKLIGFRVACDYNE, via the coding sequence ATGAAAAGCCGTGAATTTGAGGTTGTCACCGTCAGGATAGAAAATGCCACCACTATTGTCCTGCAGCGGGAGAAAAGGGTGGCAGATTGTATTGAGGTGCCCTTGTCCAATGGGGTGTCCCTGCCTTTAGTCAGAATTGTGGGGGGCAGTTTTCTCATGGGCACGCCTTCAGGGGAAATCGGGCGTAGTCCAGATGAGGGTCCTCAACATATTGTTCAGATTAGAACTTTCCTTTTAGGCCAATACCCCGTCACCCAGAGTCAATACATGGCAGTGATGGGCACAAATCCGTCTTTTTTTCGGGGAGACAATCGTCCCGTGGAAAATGTGTCCTGGTACGAGGCCATGGAATTCTGTAGTCGTCTATCACAGATGACGGGGAGAAATTTTCGTCTCCCCACAGAGGCTGAATGGGAGTACGCTTGTAGAGCAGGTACTACTGAATCCTTCTGTTTCGGGGGCACCATCACTTCCGAATTGGCCAATTACAAGGCCAGTTATGGTTACGGCGTGGGGGGCACAGGCAAGTGGCGACAAGAAACCACAGAGGTAGGAAGTTTTCCGGCTAACCATTTCGGACTATATGACATGCATGGTAATGTTTGGGAGTGGTGTTTAGATCACTGGCATGAAAATTACGAGGGGGCTCCCACTGACGGCAGTGCCTGGCTGGAAGATGAGGAAGAGGAGGGGGAACTGCCCCGGGTAATAAGGGGAGGTTCTTGGGATGATACAGCCTATTATTGTCGTTCCGGGGTGCGACTGTTGGCTTTGCCGGAGTTCAAGGGCAAACTCATTGGTTTTCGGGTAGCCTGTGACTACAATGAATAA